A single genomic interval of Flavobacteriales bacterium harbors:
- a CDS encoding T9SS type A sorting domain-containing protein → MSTTTLRSTGLALMLGAAAMVQAQSPVDIGLFANNGQLEVRVRPTADFDGIFSSVVFTLRWDRSANVQLGEATQPEGPRTYIPIAPSGGVRESGSYNYQVYAGFGFEAIRNTGATWEGGREYTVLSIPFTGEAAVELLNDSWTGETLNNADYYLSLGGVDRTGTIYQKSINASELDGAVTILPNPNDGQFVFSFLVATPSDIQVEVVNTLGQSVFTDLLRGFEGTYRKEMDLRTSSNGIYYLKITRNGTTDVHKIVYR, encoded by the coding sequence ATGAGCACCACTACCCTTCGTTCCACCGGCCTGGCCTTGATGCTGGGCGCCGCCGCGATGGTCCAGGCCCAGAGCCCGGTCGATATCGGCCTGTTCGCCAACAACGGCCAGTTGGAGGTCCGCGTCCGCCCCACGGCGGATTTCGACGGCATCTTCAGTTCCGTGGTCTTCACGCTGCGCTGGGACCGCAGTGCGAACGTTCAGTTGGGAGAAGCCACCCAGCCGGAAGGTCCGCGCACCTACATCCCCATCGCCCCCTCCGGCGGCGTGCGCGAGAGCGGTTCGTACAACTATCAGGTGTATGCGGGTTTCGGTTTCGAGGCGATCCGCAACACCGGCGCCACCTGGGAAGGTGGCCGCGAATACACCGTGCTGAGCATCCCCTTCACCGGTGAGGCGGCCGTGGAACTGCTGAACGACAGCTGGACGGGTGAAACGCTGAACAATGCCGACTACTACCTGTCCCTGGGTGGTGTGGATCGCACCGGCACCATCTATCAGAAGTCGATCAACGCCAGCGAGCTCGACGGCGCGGTCACCATCCTTCCGAACCCCAATGACGGTCAGTTCGTCTTCTCCTTCCTGGTGGCCACACCGTCGGACATCCAGGTGGAGGTGGTGAACACCCTCGGCCAGAGCGTCTTCACCGACCTGCTGCGCGGCTTCGAGGGCACCTACCGCAAGGAGATGGACCTGCGCACCTCCAGCAACGGCATCTACTACCTGAAAATCACGCGCAACGGCACCACCGACGTGCACAAGATCGTGTACCGCTGA
- a CDS encoding response regulator transcription factor: protein MQKAAKPRVLLVEDEESLRHTLRLNLEMEGYHVTTASTGPEALERLRGARFDAAVMDVMLPGMDGFSVCEKARLEGDRTPVLFLTARTATADRVRGLRTGDDHLGKPFDLEELMLRVAKLVARSDERPPAALPDKVRFGPNEVDLVAFEARGVGGARTLSQREVMLLRLLIEHAGEVVSREDILHKVWGYDVFPTTRTIDNFIVAFRKLFEPDPRNPVHFLSIRGVGYKFMY, encoded by the coding sequence CCGGGTGTTGCTCGTGGAGGATGAGGAGAGCCTGCGCCATACCCTGCGCCTGAACCTGGAGATGGAAGGCTACCATGTCACCACCGCATCCACGGGTCCGGAGGCCTTGGAGCGGTTGCGGGGCGCCCGGTTCGACGCAGCCGTGATGGATGTGATGCTGCCCGGGATGGACGGGTTCAGCGTGTGTGAGAAGGCCCGCTTGGAGGGCGACCGGACGCCGGTGCTCTTTCTGACGGCACGCACCGCAACGGCCGACCGCGTGCGGGGGCTGCGCACGGGTGACGATCACCTGGGCAAGCCGTTCGACCTGGAGGAGTTGATGCTGCGCGTGGCCAAGCTGGTGGCCCGGTCGGACGAGCGCCCACCCGCCGCGCTCCCGGATAAGGTCCGCTTCGGGCCCAACGAGGTCGACCTGGTGGCCTTCGAGGCCCGCGGGGTGGGGGGGGCGCGGACCCTTTCCCAACGCGAAGTGATGTTGCTGCGCCTGCTGATCGAACATGCCGGCGAGGTGGTCTCCCGGGAGGATATCCTCCACAAGGTCTGGGGCTATGATGTGTTCCCCACCACCCGGACCATCGACAACTTCATCGTGGCCTTCCGCAAGCTGTTCGAGCCCGACCCACGGAACCCGGTGCATTTCCTGAGCATTCGCGGCGTGGGGTACAAATTCATGTACTGA
- a CDS encoding PD-(D/E)XK nuclease family protein: protein MAFLRLLAERLLHDHGADLARVAVVLPSRRAGLHLQRHLARAHGGPLWSPQLLTPDGFLERLSGLREQPVHLTLLELYAVHRDLKGPAADDLHTFLGWAPTALHDMNEVDEHLLDRDVAYRDLRHIEEIDAWSFRGGSLSEGQTRLAHHWAHHAALHRGLEERLLPERVGTRGLVARMAASLVPHAARPLPWTQVWFAGLNALSPAMHRVMDALRQRGVARFAWDADAHYLNDPLQEAGRALRDAIARHGPGEVPVSTRISADPPAVHTIALPNAMAMVHAAVHQVIELSEEERARTCVLLADPHALLPFLSLLPASCAPVNVTMGLPLTQLPLHGLFVLHARLRNGRSGPTLRSRDLSAFLEHPAWADAGPIAHLRTWSRNERRSQLAVDDILRGLEGELPAALHRALTLEEGHARSALVEAVILANPDPFVQEQARRIALVHDQAATALAWSGDRPGRDGALGLEERLLRQARVDLRGEPMAGLQVMGMLESRATDHARVIIVGANEGNLPPADPPQSFIPGELRHALGLPLRADTDAVVAHTFMRLLHHAREITLLHVSGGDVEQERSRFVLQLEHELPGILRASSLRPAMAVRSDASLRLPLTPELRQHFQRKAERGLSPTALTDLLTCPLNFVFRHGWGVSEEPAPGAALGDNELGTLVHATFESLYGPFVGALIDPDALLAALPAALHALEAALPAGLNATEGPVLLQLSMARQAIERAVRHEASTIRSGSAIELVGLETRLSAELPATAHGQTHPVRLHGRVDRIDRRAGHVHLVDLKTGRVDPKDLKLDLPGPLTADHGKAVQLLTYSWLWLAHDPGCASVTAELRPLRSSEAAAGLPLILNGSSVIRREDAPLIEEALGALIRTLFDPTTMFGHRPKSAYCTICRA from the coding sequence ATGGCATTCCTGCGCCTGCTGGCCGAGCGGCTCCTCCACGATCATGGCGCCGATCTCGCGCGCGTGGCCGTGGTGCTGCCCAGCCGGCGCGCAGGCTTGCATCTCCAACGGCACCTGGCCCGCGCGCATGGCGGCCCGCTCTGGAGCCCCCAACTGCTGACCCCGGACGGTTTCCTGGAGCGGCTGTCCGGCCTGCGTGAACAACCTGTTCACCTCACGCTGCTTGAGCTGTATGCGGTGCATCGCGACCTGAAGGGCCCGGCCGCCGACGACCTCCACACCTTTCTGGGCTGGGCGCCCACCGCCCTGCACGACATGAACGAGGTGGACGAGCACCTGTTGGACCGCGATGTGGCCTATCGCGACCTGCGGCACATCGAGGAGATCGACGCGTGGAGCTTCCGGGGTGGCTCCCTGAGCGAAGGCCAAACGCGACTGGCACACCATTGGGCGCACCACGCCGCGCTGCACCGGGGCCTGGAGGAACGCCTCCTGCCCGAGCGCGTCGGCACCCGCGGGCTCGTCGCGCGCATGGCGGCCTCGCTCGTTCCGCACGCGGCCCGGCCCCTCCCCTGGACACAGGTGTGGTTCGCCGGACTCAACGCCCTGTCCCCGGCGATGCACCGCGTGATGGATGCCCTGCGGCAGCGCGGCGTGGCCCGCTTCGCCTGGGATGCCGACGCCCACTACCTCAACGATCCCCTGCAGGAGGCGGGCCGTGCCCTCCGGGACGCCATCGCACGCCACGGGCCGGGCGAAGTGCCCGTCAGCACGCGCATCTCCGCCGATCCCCCCGCCGTGCACACCATCGCCCTGCCCAATGCCATGGCCATGGTGCATGCCGCGGTGCACCAGGTGATCGAGCTGAGCGAGGAGGAGCGGGCCCGCACCTGTGTGCTGCTCGCCGACCCGCACGCCCTGCTGCCCTTCCTCAGCCTGCTTCCGGCATCCTGCGCGCCGGTGAACGTCACCATGGGCCTGCCGCTGACCCAGTTGCCGCTCCACGGTCTGTTCGTGCTGCATGCCCGGCTGCGCAACGGCCGTTCAGGACCCACCCTGCGCTCCCGCGATCTGTCGGCCTTCCTCGAGCACCCCGCCTGGGCCGATGCGGGCCCCATCGCCCATCTCCGCACGTGGTCACGGAACGAACGTCGTTCGCAGCTGGCCGTGGATGACATCCTGCGAGGGCTTGAGGGCGAGCTCCCGGCGGCCCTTCACCGGGCGCTCACCCTGGAGGAGGGCCACGCCCGCTCCGCCCTGGTGGAGGCCGTGATCCTGGCGAACCCGGACCCGTTCGTGCAGGAACAGGCCCGCCGCATCGCGTTGGTGCACGACCAGGCGGCGACCGCCCTGGCTTGGAGCGGCGACCGGCCCGGCCGGGATGGTGCGCTCGGTCTGGAGGAACGCCTGCTGCGGCAGGCCCGCGTGGATCTCCGCGGAGAACCCATGGCCGGCCTGCAGGTGATGGGCATGCTCGAGTCGCGCGCCACGGACCATGCCCGTGTGATCATCGTGGGTGCCAATGAAGGAAACCTTCCCCCGGCCGACCCCCCGCAGAGCTTCATCCCCGGTGAGCTGCGCCATGCCCTCGGCCTGCCCCTGCGGGCCGATACCGACGCCGTGGTCGCGCACACCTTCATGCGGCTGCTCCATCACGCCCGGGAGATCACACTGCTGCACGTTTCGGGCGGCGATGTGGAGCAGGAGCGCAGTCGCTTCGTCCTTCAGCTCGAGCATGAACTGCCCGGCATCCTGCGGGCTTCCAGCCTTCGTCCGGCCATGGCCGTCCGGTCCGATGCCTCCTTGCGGCTGCCGCTCACGCCCGAGCTGCGGCAACACTTCCAGCGCAAGGCCGAACGGGGCCTGAGCCCGACGGCGCTCACCGACCTGCTGACCTGCCCGCTGAACTTCGTGTTCCGCCACGGATGGGGTGTCAGCGAGGAACCGGCGCCCGGCGCGGCCCTGGGCGACAATGAGCTGGGCACCCTGGTGCATGCCACCTTCGAATCCCTCTATGGCCCCTTCGTGGGCGCCCTCATCGACCCGGACGCCCTGCTTGCCGCCCTGCCCGCGGCTTTGCACGCCCTGGAGGCCGCCCTGCCCGCTGGGTTGAACGCGACAGAAGGCCCGGTGCTGCTTCAGCTCAGTATGGCCCGTCAGGCCATCGAGCGCGCGGTGCGCCATGAGGCGTCCACCATCCGCAGCGGCAGCGCCATCGAGCTGGTCGGCCTGGAGACCCGGCTGTCGGCAGAACTGCCCGCCACCGCGCATGGCCAGACCCATCCGGTGCGGCTGCACGGCCGGGTGGACCGGATCGACCGGCGTGCCGGGCATGTGCACCTGGTGGACCTGAAGACCGGTCGCGTGGACCCGAAGGACCTCAAGCTCGACCTCCCTGGTCCGCTCACCGCCGATCATGGCAAGGCCGTTCAGCTCCTCACGTATTCCTGGCTGTGGCTCGCGCACGATCCCGGGTGCGCTTCGGTGACCGCCGAACTGCGGCCCCTGCGCAGCAGCGAGGCCGCTGCGGGGCTTCCCTTGATCCTGAACGGCAGCTCCGTGATCCGAAGGGAGGACGCTCCGCTGATCGAGGAAGCGCTGGGCGCGCTCATCCGGACGCTCTTCGATCCGACCACGATGTTCGGCCATCGGCCCAAGAGCGCCTACTGCACCATCTGCCGCGCCTGA
- a CDS encoding PKD domain-containing protein — protein sequence MRTLVLIGMVWQALPALATHIIGGELYYVHQGGDSYLFTLQLYRDCGPNNVNGTGFDAQAELGIFDASGTYLFSEFIPFPGSTPVPVVLNNPCLTAPPTICVEEAEYSIVLDLPPIPGGYVVSYQRCCRTPSILNVANPGDEGLTCTVAVPDVNQTGANSSPVFNAYPPIALCVGQNMVFDHSATDPDGDLLVYELCTPFTGGDPFNPMPTPPAGPPYTPVLWAPGYSQAYQMDANPPLAVDPVTGLLTVTPSQMGSYVVGVCVKEYRAGVLLSEVRRDFRFDAVPCVVTILSSIQQQQVFCDGYLVNMVNQSIGGSSYLWDFGDPNSSTDTSSQFAPSYTYGDTGVYNVMLIVNPGWPCADTSFASFEIYPPLQPGFTPPPIQCLGGGPVPLTVTGNFTPQAGVLWDLGPGGSPQQMNGPSIAATFVQPGDQVVTVTLTDHGCTDSYTDTVKVFPPPVPSFTTDTMGCLPLEVRFDNLSTAWTPMTYAWDLGDGTSSTDSLPVHTYTVEGLYDVELTVMTDSGCIDTVSLLRPSAVKVWVPPTAGLYTSTPVVDVLDPDVTINDASVDADSWLYTVEGNTFTTPSFTYAFQEAGTFEVVQVVTSGLGCRDTTSIRVIVTGSLFHAPNAFTPDGDGLNDLWLPVVIGAREYDLAIFDRWGTRLFHTQDPKAGWDGAGLPIGVYTYKAWLAEHGPERYEFVGSITLVR from the coding sequence ATGCGTACGCTCGTGCTGATCGGGATGGTGTGGCAGGCCCTGCCGGCCCTGGCCACGCACATCATCGGTGGCGAGCTGTACTACGTGCATCAGGGGGGCGACAGCTACCTCTTCACCCTGCAGCTGTACCGGGACTGCGGCCCCAACAACGTGAACGGCACCGGTTTCGACGCGCAGGCCGAGCTGGGCATCTTCGACGCATCGGGCACCTACCTGTTCTCGGAGTTCATTCCGTTCCCCGGATCCACGCCGGTGCCGGTGGTGCTCAACAACCCCTGCCTCACCGCGCCGCCCACCATCTGCGTGGAGGAGGCCGAGTACAGCATTGTGTTGGACCTCCCGCCCATCCCGGGTGGTTACGTCGTGAGCTACCAACGCTGCTGCCGCACGCCCAGTATCCTCAACGTGGCCAACCCGGGCGATGAGGGGCTCACCTGCACCGTGGCGGTGCCCGATGTCAACCAGACCGGGGCCAACTCGAGCCCGGTGTTCAACGCATATCCGCCGATCGCCCTTTGCGTGGGGCAGAACATGGTCTTCGACCATTCGGCGACGGACCCCGATGGCGATCTGCTGGTGTACGAGCTGTGCACCCCGTTCACCGGTGGTGACCCCTTCAACCCGATGCCCACCCCGCCTGCCGGGCCGCCGTACACGCCGGTGCTCTGGGCACCGGGGTATTCGCAGGCCTATCAGATGGATGCGAACCCACCGTTGGCCGTGGATCCCGTGACGGGTCTGCTGACCGTGACGCCCAGCCAGATGGGCAGCTACGTCGTAGGGGTGTGCGTGAAGGAGTACCGGGCGGGCGTGCTGCTCAGCGAGGTGAGGCGCGATTTCCGCTTCGATGCGGTGCCCTGCGTGGTCACCATCCTCAGCTCCATCCAGCAGCAGCAGGTCTTTTGTGATGGCTACCTGGTGAACATGGTGAACCAGAGCATCGGTGGCAGCAGTTACCTGTGGGACTTCGGCGATCCGAACAGCAGCACCGACACCAGCAGCCAGTTCGCCCCCTCATACACTTACGGCGACACGGGCGTGTACAACGTGATGCTGATCGTGAACCCCGGATGGCCCTGCGCCGACACTTCCTTCGCATCGTTCGAGATCTATCCTCCCCTGCAACCGGGGTTCACACCGCCACCCATCCAATGCCTTGGCGGCGGACCGGTGCCCCTCACCGTCACCGGCAACTTCACCCCCCAGGCGGGGGTCCTCTGGGACCTGGGGCCGGGTGGATCGCCGCAACAGATGAACGGCCCCTCCATCGCCGCCACCTTCGTGCAACCGGGTGACCAGGTGGTCACCGTCACGCTCACGGACCACGGCTGCACCGACAGTTACACGGACACGGTGAAGGTGTTCCCGCCTCCGGTGCCTTCGTTCACCACGGACACGATGGGCTGCCTGCCCCTGGAGGTACGCTTCGACAACCTCAGCACGGCGTGGACCCCCATGACCTACGCGTGGGACCTCGGCGATGGCACCTCGAGCACGGACAGCCTGCCTGTGCACACGTACACGGTGGAGGGCTTGTACGATGTGGAGCTCACGGTGATGACGGACAGCGGCTGCATCGACACGGTGAGCCTGTTGCGGCCATCGGCCGTCAAGGTGTGGGTTCCGCCCACGGCGGGACTGTACACCAGCACACCGGTGGTGGATGTGCTCGATCCCGATGTGACGATCAACGACGCCTCTGTGGATGCGGACAGCTGGCTGTACACGGTGGAGGGGAACACCTTCACCACGCCCAGCTTCACGTACGCCTTCCAGGAGGCGGGCACCTTCGAGGTGGTGCAGGTGGTGACGAGCGGGTTGGGCTGTCGCGATACCACGAGCATCCGCGTGATCGTCACCGGATCGCTGTTCCATGCCCCGAACGCGTTCACTCCGGATGGGGATGGCCTGAACGACCTCTGGCTGCCGGTGGTGATCGGTGCGCGGGAGTACGACCTGGCCATCTTCGACCGTTGGGGCACGCGCCTCTTCCACACGCAGGACCCCAAGGCAGGCTGGGATGGCGCCGGACTGCCGATCGGGGTGTACACCTACAAGGCGTGGCTGGCCGAGCACGGCCCGGAGCGCTACGAGTTCGTCGGTTCCATCACGCTGGTGCGCTGA
- a CDS encoding GNAT family N-acetyltransferase, producing MNTTVTWRTHPFNALDVDTLYALLRLRTDVFVVEQNCPYPELDDRDQGALHVIGRDASDRVVAYARILPPGEDGLPAVGRVVVDSGHRGTGLGHELMREVIAVLRHTYGKIDSRMSAQAHLERFYAAHGYQRQGDVFDLDGIPHIAMRLSAPA from the coding sequence ATGAACACCACGGTCACCTGGCGGACACACCCGTTCAACGCGCTCGATGTGGACACCCTGTACGCGCTGCTGCGCCTGCGCACCGACGTGTTCGTGGTGGAGCAGAACTGCCCGTACCCCGAACTGGACGACCGCGATCAGGGTGCCCTGCACGTGATCGGCCGGGATGCGTCGGACCGGGTGGTGGCCTACGCGCGCATCCTTCCGCCAGGCGAGGATGGCCTGCCTGCCGTGGGACGTGTGGTGGTGGACAGCGGCCACCGCGGCACCGGCCTCGGCCATGAGCTCATGCGTGAAGTGATCGCCGTGCTCAGGCACACCTACGGAAAGATCGACAGTCGCATGTCCGCGCAGGCCCACTTGGAGCGCTTTTACGCTGCGCATGGCTACCAACGTCAGGGTGATGTCTTCGACCTGGACGGCATTCCCCACATCGCGATGCGCCTCAGCGCACCAGCGTGA
- a CDS encoding UvrD-helicase domain-containing protein, protein MLQVLHSSAGSGKTHALVKRYLVLALRPDRPTAYRGILALTFTNKAAGEMKERVLHYLRLLADGAHDDARIADLLQALRTEHGLDPKAAAIGAAAVLHHMLHHWSDLSITTIDAFVRRLVRPFARDLQLDHELRMTTDQDWYRDRAVDLLLEAAGRDPALTEVLVAACSRLVEDEARWNPSAPFSELAKMLDDEEAVRHLEQLSTVSAEALLRTDAALRAAIHAFRREARMLGRAALDALAAAHLELEDLAHTRSGFRSVLTKLSDFKDDPIEVGTNATKPLATGVWWSSKATAAAQEELKRLAPLLERTLTTVQRWQEEGRFTAHWLRILIRRDLMALGGMRALADALRTAKDEDGVTFFQDLTRAVERVVREEPVPFLYERLGQRFQHFLIDEFQDTSVMQWHALLPLAENALANGGSVLLVGDAKQAIYRWRNGEVRQFKALPALHGRDQLADGVRREAFLKASAAPIEPLRDNHRSSATIVAFNNTLFDRLRELLPEALRPIYDEQAQTARKPPGGFVRLDVVPPTKDDTEDVPWTEAWLLRGVAECVEDGHRAGDIAVLVRSGTQGSQVARALSRAGYAVISPDGLRLKGDAAVDLVLALLRLDVRADDHTALQALAAAVEAGVLPLERMNPPADTGPGTALQRLRTCLPPGTRAAATLLDRVLGHVERCGLDPAADAFLNALLEAVREHQQAHGHDPAGFLEHWERGYAGRSITAPAGLDAIQVMTIHKAKGLQFPVVLVPFTRMSGGGRTSTSVWTSPGGLAPELPTARLTFKGRKAPDLPAVADELAMQDLDALDLLYVAFTRPEQRLYAAVPQSHGDTLTKALLEHLVAMGGALATGLTIGDRTTASAASRPETHDPVLRPLPPGGGVQLLVRDTVRDHDPIGADDRRMTGEALHHLLAQVRTAADMEAALVAAVACGDLRPDERDHWQPRLAALLDRSDLAPWFGPGLDVLTETPLILGEGRSARPDRLVRTAHGWGVLDIKTGHPHPAHAEQVRGYMDVLRTVTGSPVHGALLYLATGTLEPIA, encoded by the coding sequence ATGCTGCAGGTGCTGCACAGTTCCGCCGGCTCCGGCAAGACCCACGCCCTGGTGAAGCGCTACCTCGTGCTGGCCCTCCGCCCCGACCGGCCCACCGCCTACCGCGGCATCCTCGCCCTCACCTTCACCAACAAGGCCGCCGGGGAGATGAAGGAGCGTGTGCTGCACTACCTCCGCCTGCTGGCCGATGGCGCCCACGACGATGCGCGCATCGCCGACCTGTTGCAGGCGCTCCGCACCGAGCATGGCCTGGATCCCAAGGCCGCGGCCATCGGGGCCGCCGCCGTGCTGCATCACATGCTGCACCACTGGTCCGACCTGTCCATCACCACCATCGACGCCTTTGTACGGCGGCTGGTGCGCCCCTTCGCGCGCGACCTTCAACTGGACCACGAGCTGCGCATGACCACCGACCAGGACTGGTACCGGGACCGTGCCGTGGATCTGCTGCTGGAGGCCGCCGGCCGCGACCCCGCGCTCACTGAAGTGCTGGTGGCGGCGTGCAGCCGTTTGGTGGAGGATGAGGCACGGTGGAACCCTTCGGCACCTTTCTCCGAACTGGCGAAGATGCTCGATGACGAGGAGGCCGTGCGCCACCTGGAACAGCTGTCCACCGTGAGCGCAGAGGCCTTGCTCCGCACGGATGCCGCCCTGCGTGCCGCCATTCACGCGTTCCGCCGGGAAGCCCGCATGCTGGGCCGCGCCGCCCTGGACGCACTGGCGGCAGCTCACCTGGAGCTCGAGGATCTCGCGCACACGAGATCGGGGTTCCGGTCGGTCCTGACCAAGCTGTCCGACTTCAAGGATGATCCGATCGAGGTGGGAACGAACGCAACAAAGCCACTGGCCACCGGCGTGTGGTGGAGCAGCAAAGCGACGGCCGCCGCGCAGGAGGAGTTGAAGCGCCTCGCCCCGCTTCTGGAACGCACCCTCACCACCGTCCAGCGCTGGCAGGAGGAAGGCCGCTTCACGGCCCACTGGCTGCGGATCCTGATCCGCCGCGACCTGATGGCGCTGGGCGGCATGCGCGCCCTGGCCGACGCGCTGCGCACCGCCAAGGACGAGGATGGGGTCACCTTCTTCCAGGACCTCACCCGTGCGGTGGAACGGGTGGTGCGCGAGGAGCCGGTCCCCTTCCTGTACGAGCGGCTGGGCCAACGCTTCCAGCACTTCCTCATCGACGAGTTCCAGGACACCTCGGTGATGCAATGGCATGCGCTGCTCCCGCTGGCCGAGAACGCCCTGGCCAACGGAGGCTCGGTGCTGCTGGTGGGCGACGCCAAGCAGGCCATCTACCGCTGGCGCAATGGAGAGGTCCGTCAGTTCAAGGCGCTGCCTGCGCTGCATGGACGCGACCAACTGGCCGACGGGGTCCGCCGCGAGGCGTTCCTGAAGGCCTCCGCCGCGCCCATCGAACCGCTGCGCGACAACCACCGCTCCTCGGCCACCATCGTGGCGTTCAACAACACGCTCTTCGACCGGCTGCGCGAGCTGCTGCCCGAGGCCCTGCGCCCCATCTACGACGAGCAGGCGCAGACGGCACGCAAGCCACCGGGCGGATTCGTGCGCCTGGACGTGGTGCCGCCCACCAAGGACGACACGGAGGATGTGCCTTGGACCGAGGCCTGGCTGCTGCGTGGCGTGGCCGAATGCGTGGAGGATGGGCACCGCGCAGGAGACATCGCCGTGCTCGTGAGGTCCGGCACACAGGGCTCGCAGGTCGCCCGCGCCCTGAGCCGGGCGGGGTACGCGGTGATCAGTCCCGACGGTCTGCGGCTGAAGGGCGATGCCGCGGTCGACCTGGTGCTGGCGCTGCTGCGTCTGGATGTGCGTGCGGACGACCACACGGCCCTGCAGGCCCTGGCTGCGGCCGTGGAGGCCGGCGTGCTGCCACTGGAACGGATGAACCCTCCCGCGGACACAGGACCCGGCACCGCACTGCAGCGCCTGCGCACCTGCCTGCCCCCCGGCACGCGAGCGGCCGCCACCCTGCTGGACCGGGTGCTGGGCCATGTGGAGCGCTGCGGCCTTGACCCTGCTGCCGATGCCTTCCTGAACGCGCTCCTCGAGGCGGTGCGCGAACACCAGCAGGCCCACGGCCACGACCCTGCGGGCTTCCTGGAGCACTGGGAACGCGGTTACGCCGGCCGTTCCATCACCGCCCCCGCCGGGCTGGACGCCATCCAGGTGATGACCATCCACAAGGCCAAGGGCCTGCAGTTCCCCGTGGTCCTCGTGCCCTTCACCAGGATGTCCGGCGGGGGACGCACGAGCACCAGCGTGTGGACCAGCCCCGGCGGCCTGGCACCGGAGCTTCCCACCGCCCGGCTCACCTTCAAGGGCCGCAAAGCCCCCGATCTGCCCGCCGTGGCGGACGAGCTGGCGATGCAGGACCTGGACGCGCTCGATCTGCTGTACGTGGCCTTCACCCGCCCCGAACAGCGCCTGTACGCGGCCGTTCCGCAGAGCCACGGCGACACCCTCACCAAGGCCCTGCTGGAGCACCTGGTGGCGATGGGCGGCGCGCTGGCAACGGGGCTCACCATCGGGGATCGGACCACGGCCAGCGCAGCATCCCGCCCTGAGACCCACGATCCGGTGCTGCGACCGCTTCCGCCCGGCGGTGGTGTCCAGCTGCTGGTGCGCGACACGGTGCGCGATCACGACCCGATCGGCGCGGATGACCGGCGGATGACCGGCGAAGCCCTTCACCACCTGCTGGCACAGGTGCGCACTGCGGCCGACATGGAGGCGGCGTTGGTCGCAGCGGTGGCCTGCGGCGACCTGCGGCCCGACGAGCGTGACCACTGGCAGCCCCGCCTCGCGGCCTTGCTGGACCGATCGGACCTCGCTCCGTGGTTCGGACCCGGGCTCGACGTGCTCACGGAAACACCGCTGATCCTTGGCGAGGGGCGCAGTGCCCGTCCGGACCGGCTGGTACGCACCGCACACGGCTGGGGGGTGCTCGACATCAAGACCGGGCATCCGCACCCCGCACACGCCGAGCAGGTGCGCGGGTACATGGACGTGCTGCGCACAGTGACCGGTTCGCCCGTGCACGGGGCACTGCTCTACCTCGCCACCGGAACCCTCGAACCCATCGCATGA